The segment TCACTGCCCTGGTGGTGCACAACAAAGGCGGATTGCAGGCTCTGCGGGCCAGGGTATTTATTGACGCCACGGGGGACGCGGATGTGGCAGCCGGTGCCGGCGTCCCCTGCCACGGCGGTGACGAGCACGGCCTGCATCAGGCCATGAGCCTCCGCTTCACGCTGGCCGGCGTGGACACGGTACGGCTGTGTGACTTTCTGAACGCCAGTGGACAGCACCAGGCGTCAGCCGATTTCCTGCACTTCTGGATGGTGTGGGACCGCAGATCCAGCCTGGAACCTCTGTTCCGCCGGGCCGTAGAGCAGGGCGTGCTGCTGGAGCGTGACGGCGACTACTTCCAGGCCTTCAGCGTGCCGGGACGTCCCCGTGAACTGTCCTTCAACTGCCCGCGCATCCGACCGGACCTGCATGATGGTGCTGATCCCTGGCAGCTGAGTGCGGCTCAGGTCGACGGGAGGCAGGCCATCATGCGCCTGACGGCTTTCTGCCGCACTTTCCTTCCGGGCTGTGAAGAAGCCTTTGTCGGTGTGGTTGCGCCGATGGTCGGCGTGCGCGAGACACGGCGGATTCAGGGTGATTACACCCTGAGCGTGGCGGACATCCTGGATTGCACCAAGTTCGAGGACTCGATCTGCCGCAACCACTATCCGGTGGACATCCACAGCGTCAAGGGAGGGGCAAAACTGCTGCACGAACGTGACGGCGAAGCCCCGTACTTTGCCCCCGACGCCTGGCACGAGATTCCGTACCGCTGCATCCTGCCCCAGGGCGTACAGAACCTGCTGGTGCCGGGGCGCGCCGCGAGCAGTACCTTCGAGGCCCAGTCCAGCATCCGCGTGCAGCAGAACTGCCACAGCATGGGCGAGGCGGCCGGTATCGCGGCCGCATGGGCGGCGCGCCGGCACGACGGGCAAGTACGTGACGTGAACGTACGCGCCTTACAGGACGAACTGCGTCAGCGTGGAGGACTGGTATGACCCGAATCTTCAACCCGGCCGACCCGCACGCCACGCCCATGGTCAATGGCGCGCCATACCGTGTCGAACGCCGCGTACTGGCCGGCGCGCCGTGTGTATTGGAGTTACCGCCGGAAGAGACGCCGATACGGGCCTCCTGTCTGGTGTTTCACGGGGCCTGGGCGGCCAAGGAGGGCAAACTGGGCGTGTATTCCACTCTGGCCGCGCAGGGCATTGTCGTGGTCATTCCGGACGCGCCCCTGCACGGCGAGCGGCAGGCCGAGACGCCAGTGGGGCTGAATGCCCGCGAGTACGTGTGGGAAAGCGTGCGGCGCAGTGTTGCAGAAATGCCGGCGGTACTGGAAACTCTCGACGATCTCTTTGGAGTGCTGCCGGTCTGGGTCACCGGAAGCAGTATGGGCGGGTACGTCACGCTGAGCCTTCTCCAGACGTTGCCCCGGGTCCAGAAGGCAGCCGCGCTGATTACCTCCGGGGTGTGGCACGAACCGGAGGTGGGGGTTCCGGAGCTTCGCGCCTTTCTGGAGCAGTACCGCCCAGTTGCCAATGCGGTGGCCTGTGCGCCGGCCCCACTGCTGCTGGCCAGTGGTGAGGTCGACCCGGCCTTTCCGCTGGACCTTCACCACACGCCGACCGCCGCCGCCTTAAGGCAGGCCTATGCCGGGGCCGGAGCGCCCGAGCGCTTTCAAGAAGCCACGTTTCCCGGAGTCGGCCACTACACGAGCCAGCGCATGAGGGACCTGACCGTGCGCTTCCTGCTGGCAGAATGACGCCGTGACGGATCTGCCCGCCGACCAACCTGCTGCTTCATCTCGCATCCTGCTGCTGCCACCCGACACCCGGCCTCCCACCCTGGACCTGCCGGTGGGCCTGGGCCGCATGACCGGCGCACGGGTCAGCGTGCCGCCGGCCGAAGCCCTGCCTGACTTCTTTACCCCCGGGGATACCACTGTCCTGCGCCAGTGGACGCTGCGCCATGCCACTGCTGCAGACGCCATGGTGGTGTGCCTGGAAACGCTGTGCCTGGGCGGTATGATTCCTGCCCGGCGCGTGTCGGACGCGCTGGACGTGGCCCTGGAACGGCTCGAAACGCTCCGAGTGATCAAACGGCTGAACCCTGGGCTCCGTATCTACGCTTTTGGTGTGGTGGTCCGGGTGGCCCACGACAATGATCCGCACGAGGAAAAGCCTTATTACGGCGACTGGGGCCGCGAACTGCGGGCCTACAGCACCGCCTTTGACCGCCACGCCCGGCACGGTGAGCCGGAACGTCAGGCCCTGATACAGGCGCGCGCCGGAGTGCCGGCAGATATCCTGGAGGACTGGCTGGGAACCCGTGAACGCAACCGGGCACTGCATCTGGCGGCCATGGACCTGCTGCACCAGGGCGTCCTGGAACATCTGTGCATCACCCTGGACGACACCAGCGAATACGGTCTGGCGGCCTTTGACCGCCGCATGCTCGAAGCGCGCGCCGACGAACTGAACCTGTGGGAGCACTTCGACACCTATCCCGGAGCCGACGAGGTGCCCTGTGCACTGCTGACCCGTGCCCTGCGGCACGGCCTTCCGCCTGCGCGGGCCTGGGTGCGCTACAGCGGAACCATGGGGGCCGCCACCGGAATGATCTACGAGGACCGCCCGGCAGGCGAGCTGGTGCGTGCTCACCTGCGCGCAGCCGGGTGCGTTCCGGCCGACAGCCTCCACGAGGCAGACTTCGTGCTGGCGGTCAACACGCCGGGTCAGCGGCAGGCCAACGTACAGCCGGATCCGGCCACCGTGGACACGCCAGACCGGCACCTTCCGGCGTTTGTGGATGAGCTGATATCGGACATGCACAAAGGTCGCCCGGTAAGTCTGGCCGACGTCGCCTATCCCAACGGTGCCGAACGCCGGCTGTGGACCCTGCTGCAGCGGGCGCCCCTGTCACAACTGGCGGGGTACAGCGCCTGGAATACGGCGGGGAACACTCTGGGCTCGGCAGTGGCCTTCGGGGCACTGGCCTCCCTGGTGCAGGACCGCGCCACACAGGCAGAAATGCTCTTTACACGTATGCTCGACGACGCGCTGTATCAGGCCTGGACTCGGCCCGAGGTCCGCGCCGCACTGGAATCTCCCAGCCCCTTTGACCTCGGTGAGCAGCGGGCTGAAGCCGAGACCATCCTGCAGCGTATCGTCACTCCCCGTGCCCATTCCCTCTGGAACACTCACTTTGCCGGCACAGGCCTGAGCCTGAATCTGGGTCCGGCCCATCTGGCCTGGCCACGACTGTTCACCGGGGTCTTTCCTCTGCGCGTAGAGCAGCCTCACCAGCAACCCGCACCATCCGCAGGGGACCAGTGACAATAGGGCCATGACCTCTGGCGCTTCACAGCCTTCTTTGCTTGCTCTGGATATTGGCGGCACTTCGATCCGCGCTGCCCTGGTTCAGGACGGCCATGTGCAGGACCGGCGCGAAATTCCCACGCCCAAACCCGCCACGCCGGACGCGGTCATGGCGGCTGCCCTTGACCTTGCCCGTCCACTGGTTTCCCATGCGCAAGCGCTGGGCGTGGCCTGCGCCGGTGCCGTGGCAGGAGGACGCGTGACCGCCACTGCCACCCATACCTTTCCAGGCTGGACAGACATTCCTCTGGCCGCGACCCTGAGCGACGAGACTGGCCTTCCCTGTGCCGCTCTCAATGACGCCCGGGCTGCTGCCTGGGGAGAGTATGTGGCCGGCGCTGGCCGTGGCAGCTCCGAATTCATGTTTGTGACGGTCAGTACCGGGGTGGGGGCCGGGCTGATCCTGGGCGGGCATCTTCATCTCGCAGCCAACGGCCTGGACGCCGAGCTCGGCTTTGTCAGCGTGCCAGCGCAGTGGGGACCCGGCATCGCAGTTCCACCGCTGGGACATCTCGGCCCGCTGGAATTCGAAACCAGCGGCACAGCGCTGGGCGCGCGAGCACAGGCGCTGGGGTTTTCCAGTGCCAGGGCCCTGTGTGACGCTGCCGAAGCGGGAAACAGCCGTGCAGAGTCCGAGTACCGGCACTCCGCCGTTCTGCTGGCCTGGAAGCTCGCAGACATAGCTGCCCTGCTGGGCGTCACCCAGGTAGCACTGGGCGGCAGCGTAGGACTGCGTCCCGGCTACCTGGAACGGGTCCGTGCCTGTCTGGGCCATTTTCCGGACCGTTATCGGCCGGAGGTGGTTCACGCCCAGCAGGGCCCTGACGCCGGACTTCTCGGAGCAGCCCTGTGGGCCGGACAGAGCGCCTTTCAATCGTAAGGTAAAGATCATGCCAGCCCCTGCCCACGCCACCTCTTTGAAGCGACTTTTGATCGTCTGACAGCGTGTTTACGCCGCCGTCACGGGCGTGTTAGCCTCCCCGTACCTACAAGGAGGCAACATGACCAGCACCCTGATGGAGGGCTTCCTCCCGTTCGAACACGAGCCGTACTTCAGCTTTGGCGACGCGGCCGTGGCACAGCAGCAACGCGACGCCTACCGCCGCGTGCGTGAGCAGTACGTCGGAAAGACCTTTCCGATCATCCTGAATGGACAGCGCGTAGAAGGCGCCGAGACCTTCGAGGTACGCAACCCTGCCGATACCCGTGAGGTTGCCTGGCGCTTTCCGAAAGCCACCCCCGCACAGCTGGAACAGGCCATAGAGGGCGCAAAAGCCGCTTTCGAGGGCTGGCGCTTCAGTGAACCGTTCCAGCGAGCAAGCATCTTCAAGCGCGCGGCAGAACTGATGCGCAGGCGCCGTATGGAATTCAACGCGGTCATGGGTCTCGAAAACGGTAAGAACTGGTCTGAGGCCGACGGGGAGATCGCCGAATGCGTGGATCACTTCGAGGTCTTTGCCCGTGAAACCATGCGCTGGAGTCAGGGCAAGCCGGTCTACCCCATGCCCGACGAGCACGTGACCATGGTGTACGAGCCGATTGGTGTGGTCGCGGTGATCAGCCCCTGGAACTTCCCGGCGGCCATTCCACTCGGCATGGCGCTGGGTGCCATCGCCGCTGGCAACACGGTCGTCTGGAAGCCGGCCAGCGAAACGCCGCTAAGCAGCCTGCTGCTGGTGGAACTGCTGTTCGAAGCTGGCCTTCCGCGCGGGGTCATCCAGTTCATTACCGGTACCGATGACGTGCTGGGTGACCCGCTGGTGGACCACAAGGACATCCGCATGATCGCCTTTACCGGCAGCAAGGAAATTGGCTGCCGCATCATGGAGCGCGCCTCGAAGGTGCAGCCGGGCCAGCGCTGGCTCAAGCGCGTGATGGCCGAGATGGGCGGCAAGGACCCCACGGTGGTCTGCGCGGACGCCGACCTGGACGCCGCTGCGACCGGCATCGTTCAGGCGGCGTTCGGGTACGCCGGGCAGAAGTGCAGTGCCTGCAGCCGTGTGATTGCCGAAGACAGCGTCTATGACGAACTGCTCGAGAAGGTGGTGCGGCTGGCCAGGGACCTCCAGGTAGGCTCGCCCGAGGACAACGCGGTACTCGGCCCGGTCATTCACGAGGGCAGCGCCCAGCGCATCATGGGCTACATCGAACGCGGTCAGCACAGCGCGCGTCTGGCGCTGGGTGGCGAGCGGGCCAGCAGCGAGGGCCGTGAAGGCGGCTACGTGCAGCCGACCATCTTCGCGGACGTCGACCCCAAGGACCCTCTGTTCCAGGAGGAGATTTTCGGACCTGTACTGGCCTTTACCCGCGCCACCGACTGGAATCACGCCATCGAACTGGCCAACGACTCCGAGTACGGCCTGACGGCTGCCTTCTACAGCCGCGACCCCCGCAAGATCGACGAGGCCCGCCGCCGCATTCAGGTGGGCAACCTCTACATCAACCGCAAATGCACCGGCGCGCTGTCGGGCACGCACGCCTTTGGCGGCTACGGTATGAGTGGCACCAACGCCAAGGTTGGCGGACCGGACTATCTGTTCTGGTTCCTGCAGACCAAGACCATCGCCCAGAAGTACTGAGCCGCGACCAGAAGTTCAGGTGGCCAGGGGCGGTTCATGATCCCCCTGTGCCTGCCTCTTTTGACCCCTGACCATCTGCGGCGGAGAATGGTGCCCATGACAACAGATCCTAACGACGATCGTGCCGGGCGGGCGCATCTTGCCTTCGCCCGCCTGCTGCCCAAGCTGTTCCGGGGCGGGCAGGCCTTTGTGGGCGTGGAAGCCTCGCTGAGCGGACTCAGCGCCGGTCTGGCCGTCACACGCCCCTCCGGTCTGCCGCACAGCGTGGCCGAGCTGGTGGCCCACGTGAACTTCTGGCACCGCTGGATGCTGGACATCATCGAGTCCGGTCAGGCCACACCGTACCCCCGGCACGCCGAAGAGACCTGGCCGGAAGTGACGGAGGAGGACTGGAACCGGGTACGCCAGGAATTCTACGAACTGCTGGCACGCATCGACCCACACGCGGCCCGGCCGGACCTGGCCAGTCCGGTCAACCACGACGAGACCATCGGCGAACTGCTGGCCGACATGGCCCTGCACACCGCCCACCATTTCGGGCAGATCGTGACCGTGCGTCAGGCCCTGGGTGCGTGGCCCCCTCCTGGCGGCGGCGACACCTGGTAGGACCTCCAGTAAGGTCTCGTCCGGCAGGGCCGTGGACTGACCGGAGCCCAGGAATCAGCCGTTACAACTGCTGGTCCGCCGATTTTCCCGGGACTGCATCACGTCAGTTCGTCCAGCCCCATCCTCGCTCTCCCAGGAGTTGTGTGCATGTCCAACGTCTTCTACCGTTCCAGTAAGCCTTATCCCGTCGCCGTGCGAGGGGGGGGCGTCTATGTCTTTGACCGCGACGGCCGCCGGTATCTGGACGGCTCGTCGGGCGCCCTGGTCGCCAACATCGGACATGGACGGATGCAGGTGGCCGACGCCATGGCCCGGCAGGCGCGGGAGCTGGCCTTTGTGCACGGTTCGCAGTTTTCCAGCGATGTCCTGGAGGAGTACGCCGCGCGCCTCTGCGCTTTTCTGGAGCTGCCGGGCTATAGGTTCTGGGCGGTCTCCGGCGGTTCGGAGGCCAACGAGAGCGCCATCAAGCTGGCGCGGCAGTATCACGTCGAGCGGGGCGAGCCGGGCCGCTTCAAGGTGATGACGCGCGTGCCGAGCTACCACGGCGCGTCGCTGGGCGCCCTGGCCGCGTCCGGGATGGGCGCACGCCGGGCGCTGTATGCCCCCCTGATGAACGAAGACGCCTGGCCGAAGATGCCCAAGCCTGACCCCCGGCTGTCCGGCGAAGACGACGCCGAGCGCCTGCGCGAGGTGCTGGAAGCTTCAGGGCCAGAGACCGTAGCGGCCTTTCTGTGTGAGCCGGTCGTGGGAGCCTCGGACGCCGCGCTGGCGCCCAACCCGGGCTATCACCCACGTATCGCAGAAATCTGCCGGGAGTACGGGGTGCTGCTTATTGCCGATGAGGTCATGGCGGGCATGGGCCGGTGTGGAGTGCCCCTGGCCACCCGCCTGGGCGGACCGGTCACGCCTGACATCGTGGTCCTGGGCAAGGGACTGGCTGCCGGCTACGCCCCGCTGGCTGGGCTGGCCGCCAGCCCAGCCATATACGACACGGTGATGACCGGCAGCGGCGCTTTCAAGCACGGATTTACCTACGCGGGTCACCCGGTCAGTGTGGCCGCAGGCCTGAGCGTGCTGGAAATCGTAGAGCGCGAGAAGCTGACCGACTGTGCTGTTACCCAGGGGCACAAGCTGCTGCAGGGTCTTCAGGCGCTGGCCGGGCGGCACCCGGTGGTGCTGGAGGCGCGCGGACACGGCCTGCTGCTGGGGCTGGTCCTGGGTGACCCGGCGACCGGAGGGGCCTTCGAGACCCCGGGCCTCGCCGAACAGGTTGCGGCCTGCGCGCGAAAACTTGGCCTGCTTACCTACCCGGGCAGCGGTGCGGTCGACGGGATCAGGGGCGATCACCTGCTGCTGGGACCGCCCCTGAGCATCTCGGACTCGGAAATTGGCGAGCTGCTGGAGGTGCTGGATCAGGCGCTGGGCAGCTGTGCCTGAGGCGCGGGGCAGGTGAGGGTCAGGGCCGGGTTTTGCGCAGGCGCTTTTTCTCGGTCTGCACCATCCGCACGAAGCGGGCCAGCCGTGGAGCGCGGTTCCAGCGTTTCGGGTCAAGACCGACCCGCCAGATAAATTCGACCCCCAGCTTGCGCGTCCAGGCTGGAGCCAGATCGGCCGTGCCGGCCAGCACGTCGATTACACCGCCGCAGCCGATGGTGACTGGGGTATTGAGAACCTGGCGCCAGTACTGGTTGAACATCTCCTGCCGGCCGGCGCCCATAGCCGTCAACAGCAGGTTCGCGCCGCTGTCCCGGACCAGTTCAGCGACGCGCTGGTCTTCCTCCGGCTTGAAATAGCCGTGGTGAATGCCCGCCACCTGTATCCCGAAATCGCGGTGGGCGTTCTGCGCCGCCTGCTCGGCCACGCCGGGCTTGGCGCCCAGGAAGAACACCCGCAGTTCGGGACCGTGACGGGCCATCAGCCCCCGGACGATGTCGAAGCCCGGCGCGCGTGGCACAGGGGTCCGGCACAGTTCTCTGGCGGCATATACGATCCCGACGCCGTCGGCGGTGACCAGGTCGGCCGCCTGCATGGCCTGGGTGAATTCAGGCGAGGTGCGCGACTGCACGATGAATTCGGGATTCAGGGTAACCACCGTGTGCCCGGTGCGGGGTGTGGCGAACATCCAGCCGCTCAGCACATCGAGCGTCTCGGACAGAGAAATCACGTCCAGCGGCAGATCAAACAGCGTGATGCGCTGGCCGGAGGGGGGAGTGACGGTCATGCTGGCGGCCATTCTAACCGCTCCCCCGGGCACCCACCCGCCGCCCGTGCCAAAGGTGCCGTGCGGCGGAGCGGACGGTGCGGCATACTGCAGGACATGTTGCCCGGTGCTTTTGGTGCGTTGCCTACAGAAACCCAGGCGCACCTTCTTTCCGCGGGCCGCCTGGGACGCTGGGGACGCGCGGACCTGCTGTTTCACCCGGAGGACCCGGCGGAGACCTTCTACGTGCTGACCCGCGGCTCGGTCAGGCTCTATCGCCTGGGCACCGGTGCCCGGGAGGTCACCCTTGACGTCCACGGCCCCGGCGCCCTGCTGGGTATCTCGGCCCTTACCCCGGGGTCCACCTACGGCATGTACGCCGAGGCCATGGACGACACCGAAGCCCTTCAGCTGGGCTGCGGCAACCTGGGGCGCGTGCTGCAGGCACACCCGGCCATCGGGGTGGCGCTGACCGAGCAGATGACCCAGCAGACGCGCGGAGTCCAGGAGCGGCTTTCGGGGCTGGTGTTCCTGGAGGTCTCGCAGCGCCTGGCCTTAGCCCTGCTGGGCCTGGCCGAGCGCGAGGGCCCCTGGCCCGACGAAGGGTCGCTGGCCCTGCGGGACCGGGTCTCGCATCAGGACCTTGCTCATCTGGTGGGCAGTACCCGCGAGACCATCACCAAGCTGCTGGGCGACTTTCGCACGCGGGGCCTGCTGGATCTGGGGTACCGCCGCATCATCCTGACCGACCGGCCGGGTCTGCAGCAGGCGGTTCGCGAGCCTCTGCGTTAGCCGGTCGTACCGGCAGGACAGCGCTGGAACTTCGGAACACACTGCCTCTGACAAAATGCTTTAACGTGGAGCCTCGTGCGGACGGCCACAGCGGCGGTCCGGGCGGGTCCAGTGGCCCGCAGTCGGGGCAGGGAAAGGCGGGCAAGCATGGCGCGGAATGTGGCAGCAGAATATCAGCAGGGCGGCGCAGCGGAGTTTCTCCGGCTGCCGCATGGCGCCCTGGAACAGGCCAGGGCTGAAACCCGGCCCGACGTCGACCGGGGGGCGCTGGCTCAGGCCCTGCGGGCCTACCACCACGACCTGGGTACGCTTGATGGGAACGTAGAGGTGCTGCTGGCCCGACTGGCCCATCCGGCGTCGCGGGTGGTTGTAACCGGGCAGCAGGCCGGTCTGCTGACCGGCCCGGCCTACAGCGTCCACAAGGGCGCGGACGCGGCCCTGCTGGCCCGAACCCTGTCACAGGAAGACGCTCCGGTGGTTGCGGTGTACTGGGTGGCCAGCCAGGATCACGACGCGGCGGAAGTGGCCTCCACCACCCTGCTGGACCGCGACGAACGGTTGCATCGCCTGACACTGGATCTGCCGCAAGGATTGCCGGTCGGCCGTATTCCCTGGCACACAGAGTGGACCGCCCAGATCCACGCGCTCCTCGACCACTCCGATGCTCCCGCCGAACACGTTGCCGCGCTGCGCTCCCGGCTGGAGCGGGCCCTGGCCGCAGGTGGCAGCTACGCCGACGTGTTTGCACGCCTGATCCACGGCCTGCTGGGGCCAGCAGGCCTGCTGGTTCTGGACCCGCTTCATCCTGCCCTGGCGGCGTTGATGGCCCCTACCCTGGCGCGTGAACTAGAACAGCCGCTGGAGTCTTCGGCACGCATCGAAGCGGCGGCGCACGCCCTGGAAGAGGCCGGCTTTGTACCGCAGCTCCGAAGGCCGGCTGGCGCGACCAACCTGTTTCTTGAAGAGGACGATGGTCAGCGGCGACTGCTGCGCTTTGACGGACGGCAGTTCAGCACGGAGACCCGCTCCTATACCCGGAGAGAACTCCACGTCTGTCTGCAGACTGACCCCTCGAAACTGACCCCCGCCGCCGGCCTGCGACCGGTCGTTCAGGACGTCCTGCTGCCGACCCTGGCATTTGTGGTAGGCCCGGGCGAAATTGCCTACGGCGCCCAGCTGCGCGACGTCTATCCTCTCCACGCGGTGCAGCAGCCTCTGCTGTGGCCCCGCCTGAGCGTCACCTGGCTGGAGCCCAATGTGGCACGGCTGCTGCGCCGGCTGAATGCCACGGCCGCGCAAGTGCAGGCCGACCCGGACGGTGTCCTGGGCCGGGCACTGGCCACGGAGCGTCAGGCCAGCGCCCTCAGCGCCGCACGCCTGGAAGGCCTGCATACCGAGCTCGACGCCCTGACCCGAGAAATCGCGGCGCTCGATCCGACACTGGTCGGCGCCGCCGCACGCACCCGGACACGGACCTTGACCCGCATCGCACACCTGCAGACCCTGGGCCTCAGGGCGCTGGCACGCGCGGAGAACGAACGTTCAGGGCAGCTCTCGCGCCTGAAAACCCATCTTCTGCCCGGTGGGGTGCCCCAGGAACGGGAGATGAACTTCCTGAGCTTTCTGCTCAAGCATGGAGACGCGCCGCTGGACCTGCTGCTCCAGCAGACTCCCGGGGCCCGCCTCGAACTGCCTATTCCCTGAGCAGAAAGGCGGCCTGCCTGGACCGCCGCCTTCATTGACAGCGATCTCTGCTCCATTGACGGTTGAAGTCAACAGGAGTGCAGTTCAACCGTAGTTTCTCCATTCCCCGTGCTACAGCACTCTGCCGTGACTCCCGCTCTCAGGCTTTGGGAATATCCACGTCGAACAGGGCGCGCACAAATTCCTGGCTGTCAAATGGCTGCAGGTCGCCCGCCTGTTCTCCCACGCCGATGAACTTGATGGGCACACCCAGCTCACGCACGATCGGAATCAGGATGCCGCCCTTGGCCGTGCCGTCAAGTTTGGTCACGATCACGCCTGTCAGAGGCGTCGCCTCATGGAACTTTTTGGCCTGCTGCAGGCCGTTCTGGCCAGTGACGGCGTCCAGCACGAGCCACACCTCGGCCGGCTCGCCGGGGTCGGCTTTCTCGATGACCCGGCGCACCTTCTTGAGCTCCTCCATGAGGTTGTGTTTGTTGTGCAGGCGGCCAGCCGTATCCACGAACAGCAGGTCGGTGCCACGCGCCGCGCGCGCAGAGGCCCCGTCGAAGGCCACCGCCGCAGGGTCGCCCCCGTCGATGCCCTGGACCACCGGAATGCCCAGGCGGTCGCCCCAGACACCCAGTTGTGCGCCCGCCGCAGCACGAAAGGTATCGCCGGCAGCGAACATCACGCTTTTGCCGCGGGTCATGTAGTACTGCCCCAGCTTGGCAATGGTGGTGGTCTTGCCGACGCCGTTCACGCCGATGACCATCACTACATGGCCCTTGGGGTCCACGCGGCTGCGGCTGACATCAGGTGCGAAACCC is part of the Deinococcus malanensis genome and harbors:
- the bshC gene encoding bacillithiol biosynthesis cysteine-adding enzyme BshC translates to MARNVAAEYQQGGAAEFLRLPHGALEQARAETRPDVDRGALAQALRAYHHDLGTLDGNVEVLLARLAHPASRVVVTGQQAGLLTGPAYSVHKGADAALLARTLSQEDAPVVAVYWVASQDHDAAEVASTTLLDRDERLHRLTLDLPQGLPVGRIPWHTEWTAQIHALLDHSDAPAEHVAALRSRLERALAAGGSYADVFARLIHGLLGPAGLLVLDPLHPALAALMAPTLARELEQPLESSARIEAAAHALEEAGFVPQLRRPAGATNLFLEEDDGQRRLLRFDGRQFSTETRSYTRRELHVCLQTDPSKLTPAAGLRPVVQDVLLPTLAFVVGPGEIAYGAQLRDVYPLHAVQQPLLWPRLSVTWLEPNVARLLRRLNATAAQVQADPDGVLGRALATERQASALSAARLEGLHTELDALTREIAALDPTLVGAAARTRTRTLTRIAHLQTLGLRALARAENERSGQLSRLKTHLLPGGVPQEREMNFLSFLLKHGDAPLDLLLQQTPGARLELPIP
- the ftsY gene encoding signal recognition particle-docking protein FtsY produces the protein MSWLERLRDGLSKTRKQINDTAGFLGNDVRDVFTNRLETIEDLEYALIAADVGRAATEEILEDVRSSEGKNLQQALMDALVLQLEPDARRAEFRKLGFAPDVSRSRVDPKGHVVMVIGVNGVGKTTTIAKLGQYYMTRGKSVMFAAGDTFRAAAGAQLGVWGDRLGIPVVQGIDGGDPAAVAFDGASARAARGTDLLFVDTAGRLHNKHNLMEELKKVRRVIEKADPGEPAEVWLVLDAVTGQNGLQQAKKFHEATPLTGVIVTKLDGTAKGGILIPIVRELGVPIKFIGVGEQAGDLQPFDSQEFVRALFDVDIPKA